The following are encoded together in the Daucus carota subsp. sativus chromosome 5, DH1 v3.0, whole genome shotgun sequence genome:
- the LOC108223112 gene encoding formin-like protein 17 isoform X3, with protein sequence MDASASVVPVDLSCFEEKDGLPVEAFAKVQEIFNSVDWLVPKKDATLDAIQHTTSSANNSQRKADVDTHKAENHGNRLPQLSPKMHHDKQPSLKSRGDGKQSEASHRPTQVKDINEDTDHGLENAPSAVSSPRQPLGEDFVCKTKSSSTAPPQSTLTVKDPAIDIGQSSASAPSSTLHPQTPPLRDNTLKSVKYAHPPPSDSEIVQPLKENIDIKTGPTPASTPSIKYMPPPTPSPLHPQTQSPHPVPLKNDKGEFGPPPPPPPPVPALKKDQTINSSVAPPPPPPPTPPLKEELSLKGRPRPPPPPSPPLYHAQVAQSVNSTLVPPPPPPPSTGSSFHAVNQQVPPPPPINQQAPSLPPGPRPLVAANPQAPSPPPPPGAANPGTSSPPPPSIPPSLGRGRGLSRPMNIRNNQTKKLKPLHWLKLTRAVQGSLWAETQRSGDATKGPEIDISELETLFSAAAPSSGKGGPGGKTNSRVPVNKPEKVQLIGHRRAYNCEIMLSKVKIPLNELMKSVLAFDDSALDADQVDNLIKFCPTKEEIELLKNYNGEKDRLGKCEQFFFELMQVPRAESKLRVFSFKLQFESQVFDLRNSLDVINSATEQIRSSCKLKKVMQTILSLGNALNQGTARGSAVGFRLDSLLKLTETRARNNKMTLMHYLCKVLAEKLPELLDFSEDLGSLESSTKIQLKYLAEEMQAISKGLEKVVQELSLSESDGPVSENFLKDLKDFLCFAEGEVRSLASLYSVVGRNVDALILYFGEDPARCTFEQVVSTLLNFVRMFNKAHEENCKQQELDKKKAEKEASSELTKLNASYKEPEIHVVR encoded by the exons ATGGATGCTTCTGCGTCTGTAGTCCCTGTAGATTTGTCTtgttttgaagaaaaagatggtCTCCCAGTGGAGGCATTTGCAAAAGTTCAAGAGATCTTCAATAGTGTTGACTGGTTGGTTCCAAAGAAAGATGCTACATTGGATGCAATCCAGCATACAACCAGTTCAGCTAATAATTCCCAGAGGAAGGCAGATGTTGACACTCATAAAGCTGAAAATCACGGCAACCGTTTGCCTCAGTTAAGTCCTAAAATGCATCACGATAAGCAACCTAGTCTTAAATCACGAGGAGATGGGAAACAGTCTGAGGCCTCACATAGACCGACTCAAGTCAAAGATATAAATGAAGATACAGATCATGGACTTGAAAATGCTCCATCAGCTGTTTCTTCTCCCAGGCAACCTCTGGGGGAGGACTTTGTTTGTAAAACTAAATCCTCTTCAACGGCACCGCCTCAATCAACACTAACTGTGAAGGATCCAGCTATAGACATTGGACAGTCTTCAGCTTCTGCTCCTTCTTCAACACTACATCCTCAGACCCCTCCTTTAAGAGACAATacacttaaaagtgtaaaatatGCACATCCTCCCCCATCAGACTCAGAAATTGTTCAACCTTTGAAGgaaaatatagatattaaaaCTGGTCCAACTCCAGCGTCAACTCCCTCAATAAAATATATGCCACCTCCCACCCCGTCCCCACTTCATCCACAAACTCAATCTCCTCATCCAGTCCCTTTGAAAAATGATAAGGGTGAATTTGggcctccccctccccctccccctccggTACCTGCTTTAAAGAAAGATCAAACCATAAATTCGTCTGTggctccaccaccaccacctcctcctACTCCCCCATTGAAAGAAGAATTGTCTTTGAAGGGAAGACCTCGACCTCCACCACCTCCGTCTCCACCTCTTTATCATGCACAAGTTGCACAGTCTGTGAATTCGACATTGGTTCCCCCACCCCCACCTCCTCCTAGTACCGGTTCTTCATTCCATGCTGTAAATCAACAAGTCCCTCCTCCTCCCCCTATAAATCAACAAGCTCCTTCTCTGCCTCCAGGCCCACGACCACTGGTAGCTGCAAATCCTCAAGCTCCATCACCTCCTCCTCCGCCGGGGGCTGCAAACCCAGGAACTTCTTCTCCACCGCCCCCTTCTATACCCCCATCTCTGGGAAGAGGACGTGGTTTATCTCGTCCAATGAATATAAGGAACAATCAGACAAAGAAATTGAAGCCGTTGCATTGGTTAAAGCTAACAAGAGCGGTTCAAGGAAGTTTATGGGCTGAGACACAAAGATCTGGTGATGCTACCAA GGGTCCGGAGATTGATATATCAGAATTGGAGACTCTGTTCTCTGCAGCAGCTCCCAGTTCAGGTAAAGGTGGTCCAGGGGGTAAAACAAATTCACGTGTGCCAGTAAACAAGCCTGAAAAAGTGCAGCTG ATTGGCCATAGACGCGCCTATAATTGTGAAATAATGCTTTCAAAAGTGAAGATACCATTAAACGAGTTGATG AAATCAGTGCTAGCATTTGATGATTCGGCACTGGATGCAGATCAGGTTGATAACCTCATAAAATTTTGTCCCACCAAAGAGGAGATAGAATTGCTTAAG AACTATAACGGCGAAAAAGATCGGTTAGGAAAGTGCGAACAG TTCTTCTTCGAATTAATGCAAGTACCACGTGCTGAATCTAAGCTCAGAGTTTTCTCATTTAAGTTGCAGTTTGAATCCCAG GTTTTTGACCTGCGGAACAGCTTGGACGTTATAAATTCAGCTACAGAACAG ATCAGGAGTTCTTGCAAGTTGAAAAAGGTTATGCAGACAATTCTTTCACTTGGAAATGCTTTGAACCAGGGAACTGCAAGGG GCTCTGCTGTTGGGTTCAGATTGGATAGCCTCCTTAAGTTGACTGAAACGCGTGCTCGCAACAACAAGATGACTCTTATGCATTATCTGTGCAAG GTGCTTGCTGAGAAATTGCCAGAACTTCTTGATTTTTCAGAAGATCTTGGAAGCTTGGAATCGTCAACAAAG ATACAACTAAAATATTTGGCTGAGGAGATGCAAGCTATCAGCAAAGGGTTGGAGAAGGTGGTTCAGGAATTGTCTTTGTCTGAAAGTGATGGACCCGTGTCAGAAAACTTTCTGAAG GATTTAAAGGACTTCCTTTGTTTTGCTGAAGGTGAAGTTAGGTCCTTAGCCTCACTTTATTCTGTGGTG GGAAGAAACGTAGATGCATTGATTCTTTACTTTGGAGAAGATCCAGCTCGTTGTACATTTGAGCAAG TTGTCTCAACTCTACTTAACTTTGTGAGGATGTTCAATAAAGCCCATGAGGAAAACTGCAAGCAACAGGAGCTTGACAAGAAAAAAGCAGAGAAGGAAGCATCCAGTGAATtaacaaagttgaatgcttcatATAAGGAACCTGAAATCCATGTTGTCAGATAA